A stretch of Polypterus senegalus isolate Bchr_013 chromosome 5, ASM1683550v1, whole genome shotgun sequence DNA encodes these proteins:
- the LOC120529926 gene encoding antigen WC1.1-like yields the protein MWRDNFQCNGNESRLGECAVSWDKASCDHSNDASIICSEADWQFQLKGGESRCEGTLQVLLNGTWRRILDPEWDLQDASVVCAQLNCGQALKVQNISRYISGSGPVILTDINCAGDELSLQNCSISVISEQFNISGGVGILCSEHKKVRLADHSSQCAGRVEVYYNATWGSVSSNSWDLTDAQVVCRQLGCGTAVRTAVPAEFGKRSEPVWLDEVNCRGDELALWKCPSIGWQENNYQHKEDAGVVCSEFKDIRLVSAEYVCAGKLEIFYNGTWGDVCSNRMDSTTVSIICKQLGCGDSGLLEEGKYDEASNKVKWLDGVTCYGHERVLWQCSSLPWGENRCQNGDEARIRCSAATERTPTTASPERSSMTESAQFETCTGDQNKWLLPFGVTCLILGVCLCAVSSALFIKVRANAKKQEYGKNYEAVYEEIEQKANVNLDEKFDSLIPKIKGCGKTFKDGRKSTILNQYENQDAQKYQTVNEAEYNDIEEEIEMNTKISFDEVSTEYKNFGIPEKKMTKEQPDLDTNYDDTETQDYVNDKEENEEMATAGYDDVELLDSPSSEEQLKLKIFYDDVDVEDYANKE from the exons ATGTGGAGAGACAATTTTCAGTGTAATGGGAATGAGTCACGCTTGGGGGAGTGTGCTGTTTCTTGGGACAAAGCATCTTGTGATCACAGTAATGATGCCAGTATCATCTGCTCAG AGGCTGACTGGCAGTTTCAGCTGAAAGGTGGAGAAAGCCGCTGTGAGGGCACCCTGCAGGTGTTGCTAAATGGCACCTGGAGGCGGATTTTGGATCCTGAGTGGGATTTGCAGGATGCCAGTGTGGTTTGTGCTCAGCTAAACTGCGGTCAGGCATTGAAAGTACAGAACATCTCCAGATACATTTCAGGAAGTGGCCCAGTCATATTAACTGACATTAATTGTGCTGGAGATGAATTATCCTTACAGAACTGCTCTATTTCAGTTATATCTGAACAGTTCAACATCAGCGGTGGTGTGGGAATTCTCTGTTCAG AACACAAGAAAGTCAGGCTGGCAGATCACAGCAGCCAGTGTGCAGGAAGAGTAGAAGTTTACTACAACGCCACCTGGGGGTCAGTAAGCAGTAATTCCTGGGACCTGACTGATGCACAGGTTGTGTGTAGACAACTGGGATGTGGCACTGCAGTTCGCACAGCTGTCCCTGCAGAATTTGGGAAAAGATCTGAACCAGTGTGGCTGGATGAAGTAAACTGCAGAGGAGATGAGTTGGCCTTATGGAAGTGCCCTTCAATTGGCTGGCAAGAAAACAACTATCAGCACAAAGAAGATGCTGGTGTTGTGTGTTCAG AATTTAAGGATATTCGCCTTGTTAGTGCTGAGTATGTCTGTGCTGGGAAACTAGAAATCTTCTATAACGGGACATGGGGAGATGTTTGCTCTAACAGAATGGATTCAACCACCGTCAGCATTATCTGCAAGCAACTAGGATGTGGAGACAGCGGTTTACTGGAGGAGGGTAAATACGATGAAGCAAGTAACAAagtaaaatggctggatggagtGACCTGTTATGGACATGAACGTGTCTTATGGCAGTGCTCCTCACTTCCATGGGGAGAAAATAGGTGCCAAAATGGTGATGAGGCAAGGATCCGATGTTCAG CTGCTACTGAAAGAACTCCCACTACAGCTTCACCAGAAAGATCCTCCATGACAGAATCAGCACAATTTGAAACTTGCACAG GTGATCAGAATAAATGGCTGCTCCCCTTTGGAGTGACTTGCCTGATTTTAGGTGTATGTTTATGTGCCGTGTCCTCTGCCCTGTTCATCAAAGTACGTGCCAATGCCAAGAAACAAG AATATGGCAAAAACTATGAGGCTGTGTATGAAGAAATAGAGCAGAAGGCAAATGTTAACTTGGATGAAAAGTTTGATTCCTTAA TTCCCAAAATTAAAGGTTGTGGTAAAACATTCAAAGATGGGAGAAAATCAACTATCCTAAATCAATATGAAAATCAAGATGCACAGAAATATCAAACTGTGAACGAAGCTGAATATAATGACATTGAAGAAGAAATCGAAATGAACACAAAGATTTCCTTTG ATGAAGTTTCAACAGAGTATAAAAATTTTGGAATACCTGAGAAAAAGATGACAAAGGAGCAACCAGATTTGGACACAAACTATGATGACACTGAAACACAGGACTATGTCAATGATAAAGAAGAGAATG AAGAGATGGCTACAGCGGGGTATGATGACGTGGAGCTCCTTGACTCTCCGAGTTCAGAGGAGCAGCTAAAGCTGAAGATATTTTATGATGATGTTGATGTAGAAGACTACGCCAATAAGGAATAG